The following coding sequences lie in one Mycobacterium gordonae genomic window:
- a CDS encoding acyl-CoA dehydrogenase family protein: protein MSDYELEGVDRLPFSTPEKSQRYRTEDYTGAVGLNWYRTDPTLKFTMAYYLTADELAVVEPHLSGIGDLMGGPVARWAEETDRNPPRLERYDRWGHDVSRVVMPPSFTAAKRAVLDAQGSLRDACRGAGFRSSLAMFASNYLLNQADIGMGCALGTGGGMVQSLVAAYAPADVRDHVLAKFDSGEWAGETAQLLTERTGGSDLGALETTARRSGDAWVLNGFKWFASNCAGEAFVVLAKPEGAPDSSRGVANFLVLRTRRDGSRNGVRVRRLKDKLGTRSVASGEVEFVDAEAFLLSGEPSGESGPSDGKGLGRMMELTNSARLGIALFGLANARRALVESLCYARQRRAFGGALIDKPLMRRKLAELIVDVEAAQALVFDGTGAANHRQPRSIRQRIAVPVTKLKVARLGITAASDAIEIHGGNGYIETWPVARLLRDGQVNTIWEGPDNILCLDVRRGIRQSRAHEALLTRLRDAVSVSDDDETTGLVAERIDDLEAAVTAWEKLDDAVSEARLFPLAQFMGDVYAGALLTEQAAWERETRGADRKALVARLYAQRYLADRGPLRGIDADGEEAMDRFEELADGALRL, encoded by the coding sequence ATGAGCGATTACGAGCTCGAAGGCGTGGATCGGCTGCCCTTCTCGACCCCGGAGAAGTCACAGCGCTACCGGACCGAGGATTACACCGGCGCGGTCGGCCTCAATTGGTACCGCACCGACCCCACGCTGAAATTCACCATGGCGTACTACCTCACGGCCGACGAGCTGGCCGTGGTGGAACCCCATCTGAGCGGGATCGGCGACCTGATGGGCGGGCCGGTCGCCCGCTGGGCAGAAGAGACCGACCGCAATCCACCGCGGCTGGAGCGCTATGACCGCTGGGGCCATGACGTCAGCCGGGTGGTGATGCCGCCGTCGTTTACCGCCGCCAAGCGCGCGGTGCTCGATGCCCAGGGATCGTTGCGGGATGCGTGTCGAGGTGCCGGTTTTCGCTCGTCCCTGGCGATGTTCGCATCGAACTATCTGCTGAACCAGGCCGACATCGGGATGGGTTGTGCGCTGGGAACCGGTGGCGGCATGGTGCAGTCGCTGGTGGCCGCGTACGCGCCGGCCGACGTGCGCGACCATGTGTTGGCGAAATTCGATTCCGGCGAATGGGCAGGCGAGACAGCGCAATTGCTGACCGAACGCACCGGCGGTTCGGATCTGGGTGCGCTGGAGACGACCGCGCGGCGCTCGGGCGACGCGTGGGTGCTCAACGGCTTCAAGTGGTTCGCGTCGAACTGCGCCGGGGAGGCCTTCGTCGTGCTGGCCAAGCCCGAGGGAGCGCCGGATTCCAGCCGCGGTGTCGCCAACTTTCTGGTGCTGCGCACCCGTCGGGACGGTTCGCGCAACGGGGTGCGGGTTCGCCGGCTGAAGGACAAGCTCGGCACTCGCTCGGTCGCCTCCGGAGAGGTCGAATTCGTCGATGCGGAAGCTTTTCTACTCTCCGGTGAGCCGTCCGGCGAGTCGGGACCGTCCGACGGCAAGGGCCTGGGCCGGATGATGGAGCTGACCAACTCCGCGCGCCTGGGCATCGCGCTGTTCGGGCTGGCCAACGCGCGCCGCGCCCTGGTCGAGTCGCTGTGTTATGCGCGTCAGCGCCGGGCCTTCGGTGGAGCGCTGATCGACAAGCCGTTGATGCGGCGCAAGCTCGCCGAGCTGATCGTCGACGTCGAAGCCGCCCAGGCGCTGGTCTTCGACGGCACCGGAGCGGCGAATCACCGCCAGCCGCGCAGCATCCGGCAGCGCATCGCGGTGCCGGTCACCAAGCTCAAGGTCGCCCGCCTGGGCATCACGGCGGCATCCGACGCGATCGAGATTCACGGCGGCAACGGCTACATCGAAACCTGGCCGGTGGCAAGGCTTTTGCGGGACGGTCAGGTCAACACCATCTGGGAGGGGCCGGACAACATCCTGTGCCTGGACGTGCGCCGCGGCATCCGGCAATCGCGCGCCCACGAAGCGTTGTTGACCCGGCTGCGTGATGCGGTGTCGGTGTCCGACGACGACGAGACCACCGGCCTGGTGGCCGAGCGGATCGACGACCTGGAGGCGGCCGTCACCGCGTGGGAGAAGCTGGACGACGCGGTGTCCGAGGCGCGGCTGTTCCCGCTCGCTCAGTTCATGGGCGACGTGTACGCGGGCGCACTGTTGACCGAGCAGGCGGCTTGGGAACGGGAGACGCGTGGCGCTGACCGCAAGGCGCTCGTGGCGCGGTTGTACGCCCAGCGCTACCTCGCCGATCGCGGTCCGCTGCGCGGCATAGACGCCGACGGCGAGGAGGCGATGGACCGTTTCGAGGAACTGGCCGACGGAGCGTTGCGACTCTGA